A window of Loxodonta africana isolate mLoxAfr1 chromosome 3, mLoxAfr1.hap2, whole genome shotgun sequence genomic DNA:
AATACAGCAAAACCAGAAATCTTGCTTTGAAAGGGTACATGTTGAGGGTGTGTGAGGAGGCTGAAAGGGACAGGAAATCAGATGATGTAAATTAAATATTCAGGGGGCCCTTTAGGGGACCCAGCTTTGTGGTCAGTGCTGGCAGAACTGCCCCTGTTAATAATGCCACTCTACATGAAGTCCCTAGGTGGGGCAAATGCTTagcatgctcagttgctaactgaaagattggaggttagaatccacccagaggtgcctcagaagaagggcatggtgattgacttctgaaaaacctgccattgaaaactctatggagcacagttctagtctgacacacatgggcctgcctcgagtcagagttaactcagcAGCAATTGGGGTTGGTTATGCGTGGCTGACAGAGTGGAGTTGTGAGAGTATGCTCATCAAAGTGCCTTGTGGGGTAGGTACCACTGTTGCCCCTATCTTATGGCTGGGAAATCTGAGGCTcagacttgctcaaggtcatatggTCAGTAAATGGCAGGGCAGGCGTAGAACTTAGGTTTCTCACAACTAGCCCAACACCTCACTTCTACTGGAGGGCACCTCCGTGCTCCCTCCTGACTCACATGCAAGTTGACATTCGTGAGGTGGGGGAGTCATGGCAGACAAGCGAGCAAGAGCACAAATCTCTTTTTGCTGTGCTCAAAAGTATGGGAAGCATTTCCCAACGGGCAAGACTAGAACTAGCACCGAATAATGAGAAAGCAGCCAACTTGTGATCTGAGGCAGGAAGCAGATTCACAAACTGCCTGTTGAGCAAAGTGAAATGTGGTTCTACTTAACTCAAGAGTGAAGAGTGTCTGATCTGTTACAAGAGGAAGTACCGCTCAGCCACAGGGCAGATTTCCACATGTGaggatcacacactcacacatacatgcataaatGCACACATGGGCACAcgcgtgcgcgcgcacacacacacacacacaggggaaatCTCCAGTGAACTATTCCAGATCTCAATATAATGTTCCTCCAAAACCAGGCTAGAGAAAACCTCTGCGACGTAAGCACCAGAGAGGAACACAGAATGCAAGGGCCCAGGAAACAGTGAGGAGAGGCCAGCAATGAGAACCAGGGGCGTGTCACCTGGACATTGCCTTTGAGCAACACAAATGAGATATAGCCGCCCTCTGAGTGGGCATAGTTCTGCAGGCATATGGCTTGGCAAGAGACAGGTGGGCCTCCTCTTCTGGCATCTGTGTGCCCTGTGCTATCTGTACAGCTATATGCGGTGGCCCTACACTCAGTTCCAACCTGACGGCAAGAACAAGAGCGGGGGTATCGAGCCTCTGCTGTTACCTAGATCCGTTTTAATTCCACTAGGTTCTCAAAGGGGcctaaatctttttttaaatacatactcATGccattaaaaatctttttttccctctgactCAGCCTGTAAGGGAGAAACGGTTCCCCGTCTGGGGCACCAGTATTTACCCATTGGcggggagaaggaggagggggcAGGGGGCTCCGGAGGGGGAGCCTGGGCCGAGTATGCGGACAGCAGCAGGTTGAGAGAGCTCAGCAGCTGGCTCTGGATGCTGCTGAGCTTGGAGGCTGGCTGCTTGATGGCGCTGGCCAGCTCTGGGTATCCATGTTCTAAGCAGTTCCACTGCTCTTGCAGGAGCTCCTGGATCTTCTTAACGTATTGCCCAATAGTGGCATCTGTGGGTGAGCTTGGTGGCCTTTCTGGGCGCTCCTTCCCTGGGAGCTCTGGACCAGCCTTCTCCCTCCCTGCCGGAGGAGTCTTTCTGCTGCTGCTCCATGGAGGGCCTCCTGCTTCACTGGCCAGACCCTCGGTTCCTACCTGAGGGCCTTCCTCCTGCTCAGAACCTACTTCTTCTATCCTGAGTTCAGTGGAAAGGCAGCTATGTAAAGAAGAGGTGAGGACCATCTCAGGTCCCTGCGGCAGTGAGAGCGGGGGTGATAGCATACATTCTGCTGGGCTCTGATCCCCTTGTTTGTGGCTGCCTTGCCCCAATAGGAGCCCATTCTCCTCTCCTCTGGCCTCCCAGCTTTCAGATTCTGTCATGCCCAGGAGGTTGACCCCAATGCTCTTGTCATATGCCTCCCTGGTAGAGAGTCCATGAAGAGGGTCAGTGTTCACCATGGCGTCGGTCTGGCCCTGAGTGTCTTTGGAATTATATTGGCTAAGCTTTTCTTCTAGTTGGGCTACAGTGCACTCTAGCTCTTGAATCCTCTGTTCCCTGGCCTTGATTTCTTCTTCCTGCTGCTGGAGGGTAGCTCTGGCCTGGGCCAGCTCCTCACTCCTTCCAGACAACTCACCCTCAAGGGCTGTGACCTGCTGCTTCAGGCTGGAGATACTACTGGGATCCACCCTGGCAAAGCCCAGGCTTTCCTCTGTCACCCTGATACCAATACTTCTTACATCAACCTCTACAGGTGGTGGGGGTGGGATCTCACTGATGTTGAGCTCAATTTCTTCTAGGGGGAGATCATTTTCAGGGATGGGTGATGGCAGAGGTGGGGGACTTGGTGTTGGGGAGCCAGGAGTGCTCACCACCTCTGCTTCTCTGGTTTCACGTTTGTCTTCTGCATCCTCTACGAGTGCACTCTGGGATGAGGAAGGAGAAGCCAGGAAAGAGAGGTGATTTGGAGCCTCCTCTTTACCCCCCAGAGGCTTGGTCCCCTCCTGAACCAGCTCTGGAATCCCTGGCACCAGGTCTCCAAACTCTCTGTCTTTTGGTTGAGTCGATGCTTGTGGGCTGGAGCTGTGAAAACCTGCAAATCCTTCCGCAGGGCCAAAGGTAACATCACTGCCTTCACCCTGAAGTGGAGGGAGGACAGGAGGTGGCGGGAGAGCTGAGGGTAGGCTGGGCTCCTCGGAGGCCCTGTTTTGTAGCAGTGTGGCTGGCATGCTGGATGCTCTCAAAAGCTGGGGCCGTCCACCCCCAGGGAAGAGTTCAGCATCCTCAGGAGGAGTTGCCCCCAGCTGCCTGGTGGCCTCGGCCAGCAGGGCCTTCCTATGGTAGCTCACCTCGCTGCCGCTGGCTAAGGCTTGGGAGGAATCGCCAAGTGGCCGTGTCTGGGCTCGCTCCTCCAACTCATGTGACACCTTCCTTGGCACCACTGGGGACCAGTGTGAGTGGGGAAGAGCAGCATGGGCCCGAGCCCCACTGTCAGGAAGGCTGAAGTTTCGGGGCAATGTGCTAAACTTGGACTGCTTGGCCCGTCGGTGGATAGGAATCCTTTTGATGGTGTTTCCTTTCTCGATGTCATCCACATACTTTAGAAAGTCCAGATCTAAATGAAAGCCATATGGGGTCTCCACGGAGTAAGGGTGGCTCTTGGGTGGGTCCTTCTCTTCATCCACCTGAGAGGGCTGGTCTTTGGCTGAGAGACACAAGAGGTGAAAAAGAAGCACAAAGTTAATAAGCACTACAGGGTAGCGAAGCCTAATATCTTTGATTTTGACTTAGCACTATCACATGAGCC
This region includes:
- the KANK4 gene encoding KN motif and ankyrin repeat domain-containing protein 4 — translated: MEKTDAKDQPSQVDEEKDPPKSHPYSVETPYGFHLDLDFLKYVDDIEKGNTIKRIPIHRRAKQSKFSTLPRNFSLPDSGARAHAALPHSHWSPVVPRKVSHELEERAQTRPLGDSSQALASGSEVSYHRKALLAEATRQLGATPPEDAELFPGGGRPQLLRASSMPATLLQNRASEEPSLPSALPPPPVLPPLQGEGSDVTFGPAEGFAGFHSSSPQASTQPKDREFGDLVPGIPELVQEGTKPLGGKEEAPNHLSFLASPSSSQSALVEDAEDKRETREAEVVSTPGSPTPSPPPLPSPIPENDLPLEEIELNISEIPPPPPVEVDVRSIGIRVTEESLGFARVDPSSISSLKQQVTALEGELSGRSEELAQARATLQQQEEEIKAREQRIQELECTVAQLEEKLSQYNSKDTQGQTDAMVNTDPLHGLSTREAYDKSIGVNLLGMTESESWEARGEENGLLLGQGSHKQGDQSPAECMLSPPLSLPQGPEMVLTSSLHSCLSTELRIEEVGSEQEEGPQVGTEGLASEAGGPPWSSSRKTPPAGREKAGPELPGKERPERPPSSPTDATIGQYVKKIQELLQEQWNCLEHGYPELASAIKQPASKLSSIQSQLLSSLNLLLSAYSAQAPPPEPPAPSSFSPPMEISPPTSLKSIMKKKDYGFRAGGNGTKKNLQFVGVNGGYETTSSEETSGEDSSPEDLSDSEAEKKCDGLEHRRGKDTHPSYETRQGVPEGTHNAGQEGRPGEEIPHPKAERYKPSEEFLNACQALSQHLPEIGTTTDRLLRQSLNTISQEWFRISSRKSSSPAVVAAYLRGVQPYSPHFLKLLVNLADGNGNTALHYSVSHSNFSIVKLLLETGVCSVDHQNKAGYTAVMITPLASAETDEDMAVVWKLLREGNVNIQATQGGQTALMLGVSHDREDMVQALLSCQADVNLQDHDGSSALMLACRHGNADMVRLLLAHPACDSSLTDKAGHTALSIVLKSPAHVEIAGLLRAHAEQGRSPGP